AACTCATTGGAGAGAACTCAGTAGGGAGAACGAATGGGCGCGTCTACTACGGCCATTAAACACTGATCTCCGTCAGTATATAATTCACTACGGTCAAATGACTTCAGCTGCCGGAGACCTCTTCGACCCTAACACTTGCGGTCCTAAAACCTCGAAAGAAAGGTTTTTCACCGAAGCTTGTCTCATAAATGGAAACCCCTACAACTACGAGGTCACTAACTTCATTTATGCTGGCTCGGATGATGTTGCGTCGGCATGGATCGGATATGTGGCGGTGAGCACCGATGAAGCGAAGGAAGAACTGGGCCGGAgggatgttttggttgcttggAGAGGGAGCAGAACGCTATCAGAATGGGTCAGTGATGTATTGTTTTGCCGAGTATCACCTTCTGACTTGTTTCCGACTGCCGCTGAATACAATGCTTTAGTGCATGGTGGTTTCCACTCGCTTTATATTGGGACGGTACCGGATTCTACACATAGCAAGACTAGTGCTAGAGAGCAGGTAATTGTCCAAAATATCGATGTTCTTTTTCAAATTCTAATTTTTACAActacaataaaaaatttaaaattttaaaaacttctcaattttatttattttaacaagaAATTGTCAAATCGAATTATTATACTAAactatttattttttcattttactttcaaaaacttttcaaatacatatattttcAAATTAATGTGCCCTACCTTAGAATTAGTGATGTTAACAACCGGACAAATTGATTAGAGTGAAGTTAGAAATTTTTTTAGGGTTAgatttaaattgtatattttaaactaataaaaatataattttattattttaataatttatatatttataatctcTCGACTTCGCCACTACAAATTGGCCAATTGAACGGTTCAATCAGTGACATAAAATCAAATATAGATCAAGTCGCTTGtgaattgataaaaaaaattgaaatctgAGACaaaaaatttagtggttaaacAAGTTAAAccgatttataaatttataattttttattattctttatatttttaaaattttttatttaattgttgttGAATAAATAGTCGAACCAATTAAATAGGGAACCGGTGATCTAACCGATTTGATTGTCATGGAATTCAATCATATTATAAATGAAGTTTTAGTTTgacttttaaatttataattcaataaatttatttaaattagggTCCGTTTATTTACATATAAAaagttttattgaaaatattttcTGCATTTTCTTGTGTTTGTTTCACAGAAAAGAGCTTGATCAACGGAAAATGACTTACAAGTCAatgtaaaataagccattttttcTATAAAATGATTTACCTTTTGAAAAGCGTAAGTCATTTTTTGGAAAGAGCTCctctataaataattttattttataaaaaattaacttaaatcaagcttaatattattatattgataatcaattttatttttatttttaaattatttaaaatattatactttttcaatattattaaacatacaaaattaattatttatatttagtcatataataaattactaatataataaatataaattactattttaataaattatttaatatttcaattttattttaaaaataatagttttaaataatattattcatatattattgaaaacattcaatattaatattttaataataaatatttattaaaattaaaaatacattaataataaatttttgtagtataaatgttaaaatatgtcataagccTATGTACACTTCATAGATTTgtgatttagtctttgtacttttattttcaagaatttagtctctttacttttaaatttaaaaatcaagtcTAATTGTTAACATCGTTacttttattgtcaattttgttgatgtcacattattaaataaaaaatactcacttgTTAGTTATGTAATTTAAAAATGACGTTATAATAAACctgaatttaacataatatttttaatatacgCAAAAACAatgtaatatataaaattataaataaaaataaattcaattaaacaatgaaaaataaaataaaacctcaaatgtatgtttgtttcattgaaaacaacttttatgaaatatttttaagaaatttaccaaacaacataaatattttacacagattcatccaatcactaaaaatattaaatttttaaaaaataaattattttccaaaaatcattttAGTGAAACAAACGGAGCTTTAACTttatttgatttgaaaaaaattttaaatttgagttaCAATAATATAAAGACTGACTAACTCAATTAATTCAAAAGTCTTGATACATTTCTTGTCCTTCGGCAGGTCGTAGCTGCCGTAAAGAAACTAGTGAACAAGTACAAACATGAAGAATTAAGCATAACCGTAACAGGGTTTAGCTTAGGCGGAGCACTAGCAACATTGACCGCAATGGACATAGTTGCCAATGAATACAACAAGCCCACCGCAAGCAAGGCGCCGTTCATGGTGACCGCCTTCGTGTTTGGTTGTCCTCGTGTTGGAAACAATGGTTTCAAACAATTATTTGATTCGCTTAGGGACAAGAACCTTCGTCTCCTTCGTATGAAAAACAAAAAAGACCCCGTTCCAAAACTTTTAACCAAATCACTGTTCTCCGATGTCGGACACGTGTTGAAAGTTAACACCTATGTGTCAAAGTACTTAAAGAGTAGGCATTTTGGCTACACTGGTGATGCTTTACCTGATGGAAATGGAGATGAAGTAGGTATCGATCTAAGCTTGGTAAATGAAGATGACCATGAAGCTCCACAAATGATACCTATCGGCAGATTGATAAGCAATTTATTTAGT
Above is a genomic segment from Gossypium arboreum isolate Shixiya-1 chromosome 8, ASM2569848v2, whole genome shotgun sequence containing:
- the LOC108478091 gene encoding phospholipase A1-II 1-like; this translates as MTSAAGDLFDPNTCGPKTSKERFFTEACLINGNPYNYEVTNFIYAGSDDVASAWIGYVAVSTDEAKEELGRRDVLVAWRGSRTLSEWVSDVLFCRVSPSDLFPTAAEYNALVHGGFHSLYIGTVPDSTHSKTSAREQVVAAVKKLVNKYKHEELSITVTGFSLGGALATLTAMDIVANEYNKPTASKAPFMVTAFVFGCPRVGNNGFKQLFDSLRDKNLRLLRMKNKKDPVPKLLTKSLFSDVGHVLKVNTYVSKYLKSRHFGYTGDALPDGNGDEVGIDLSLVNEDDHEAPQMIPIGRLISNLFSCHNMDVYMHGVAIESIAEDLPADELDYDLPLVNKYLDRVKEDYKIPPEWWVGENRKKMEQMDNGRWRVKVEF